A single Watersipora subatra chromosome 7, tzWatSuba1.1, whole genome shotgun sequence DNA region contains:
- the LOC137401201 gene encoding 2-Hydroxyacid oxidase 1-like, with translation MRNNHELPGHLRLENLVGIISDANKDPEIDSTLTWENIKWVVSLTHLPVVVKGILTGEDAEEAIKAGCSAVYVSNHGGRQLDGVYSSIAALPEVVKAVGGRVEVYMDGGIRTGTDVLKALALGARAVFIGRPAIYGLAVGGEEGLTKVLAILKEELKTAMQLAGVVNVQNIPSNLVALESQIARL, from the exons ATGCGAAACAACCATGAGTTACCAGGACATCTAAG ACTCGAGAATCTAGTTGGCATCATTTCTGATGCGAACAAAGATCCGGAGATTGACAGTACATTGACATGGGAAAACATAAAATGGGTAGTGTCATTGACACACTTGCCTGTAGTTGTCAAAGGAATCCTGACAG GAGAAGATGCAGAAGAGGCTATAAAAGCAGGATGTAGTGCTGTGTATGTATCTAATCACGGAGGGAGACAACTTGATGGAGTATATTCCAGT ATAGCAGCCCTACCGGAGGTGGTCAAAGCAGTAGGAGGAAGGGTAGAAGTCTACATGGATGGAGGAATCAGAACTGGTACAGACGTACTTAAAGCTCTGGCCCTAGGAGCTAGAGCTGTGTTTATTGGTAGACCAGCTATATATGGATTAGCAGTTGGG GGAGAGGAAGGACTAACCAAGGTGTTGGCGATACTAAAGGAAGAACTGAAGACTGCCATGCAATTAGCAG GAGTGGTAAACGTACAAAATATTCCAAGTAACCTTGTAGCCTTGGAGTCACAGATCGCAAGACTGTAG